One Bacillus sp. F19 genomic region harbors:
- a CDS encoding DUF6528 family protein: MLVVAVVISISVVMSGANYGQAYAEDNKQSDYWVAVTDQESDQILVFDTKKSDWNDKNALKWSWAPTIENGFEELTSAWGTPSGVKLRKGENGGKYMLVTDSAGLVAMVKYPSGKRVWGHNVGGNPHAAELLPDGNIAAASSHGNFVRVYTASQGPDSSKYTEYYLQGAHGVLWDPEREVLWALGDLYLVSLKVKGTPEDPQLEEISRSSIPTFGGHDLSPVYGDTDKMWVTSNTKVYQYSKSTNAWLEDYEGASEISRKSVKSIGNQPSGQVVLAVPRAGTKYSWTTDTVDFYLPSDKRVLKGGSFYKARIWNPNYQ; the protein is encoded by the coding sequence GTGTTGGTTGTAGCGGTAGTGATAAGTATATCAGTGGTCATGTCCGGTGCCAATTATGGACAAGCTTATGCCGAGGATAACAAGCAAAGCGATTATTGGGTAGCGGTTACGGATCAAGAATCTGATCAAATTCTCGTTTTCGACACGAAAAAGAGTGATTGGAACGACAAAAACGCCTTGAAATGGTCTTGGGCTCCGACTATAGAAAACGGATTCGAAGAACTGACGTCAGCATGGGGAACACCAAGCGGTGTAAAGCTCCGTAAAGGGGAAAATGGCGGAAAATATATGCTTGTGACGGATTCAGCTGGATTGGTAGCGATGGTGAAATATCCTTCAGGAAAACGGGTATGGGGACACAATGTAGGAGGCAACCCGCATGCCGCGGAGCTGTTGCCGGATGGAAACATTGCTGCTGCATCAAGTCACGGGAACTTTGTTAGGGTCTATACTGCTTCACAAGGACCGGATTCTTCCAAGTATACCGAGTATTATCTTCAAGGTGCACATGGCGTATTATGGGATCCAGAACGGGAAGTACTGTGGGCGTTGGGTGACCTCTACTTGGTTTCACTCAAAGTGAAAGGCACACCTGAAGATCCACAACTGGAAGAGATTAGCAGGAGCAGTATTCCAACTTTCGGTGGGCATGACTTGTCTCCCGTATATGGAGACACCGATAAAATGTGGGTAACTTCGAACACGAAAGTCTATCAATACAGCAAGTCGACTAATGCTTGGTTAGAAGATTACGAGGGAGCCAGCGAGATTAGTCGCAAATCTGTCAAAAGCATAGGCAATCAGCCTTCAGGTCAGGTCGTATTGGCAGTGCCTAGGGCAGGCACGAAATATTCCTGGACTACAGATACCGTTGATTTTTACTTGCCATCAGACAAGCGTGTACTAAAGGGTGGTTCTTTTTATAAGGCGCGTATCTGGAATCCAAATTATCAGTAA
- a CDS encoding IS3 family transposase (programmed frameshift) — protein sequence MERKNTGKKYNNEFKKTIVDLYHSGDSVRELSGEYGVSEVTIYKWVKEFTPIGLGEESMTPKELAAIQKENLRLKQEVENLKKGYGHIREKVTETDLTEFIEEHKKQYPVQRMCEILEIPRSSHYQSLQIVVSNREQENQELTKEIHLIYLESKGRYGAPKIHESLLTKGFSLSLKRVQRLMSKARIRSITKKKYRPYTSIEKVIQLDNLLKRDFTTQTINEKWVADITYIHTLKDGWCYLASVLDLHSKKIVGYSFSRSMTTELVIKAFNNAHISQKPSEGLVLHTDLGSQYTSSEFTQHIQNHHIKQSFSQKGCPYDNACIESFHALLKKEEVNHVQYLDYQTAKLAMFQFIEGWYNRKRIHSSLGYQTPQAIEDRIRNTA from the exons TTGGAACGTAAGAATACAGGTAAAAAATATAATAATGAATTCAAGAAGACTATAGTAGATCTTTATCACTCGGGTGATTCGGTCAGAGAATTAAGCGGCGAATATGGCGTATCAGAAGTTACCATTTATAAATGGGTTAAAGAATTTACTCCAATCGGTTTAGGGGAAGAGTCCATGACTCCAAAGGAATTAGCCGCCATACAGAAGGAAAACCTTCGGTTAAAGCAAGAAGTTGAAA ATCTTAAAAAAGGCTATGGCCATATTCGCGAAAAAGTAACCGAGACAGATCTTACCGAATTTATTGAGGAACACAAGAAACAATACCCCGTACAGAGGATGTGTGAAATACTAGAAATCCCAAGAAGCAGCCATTATCAGTCCCTTCAAATAGTCGTATCAAATCGCGAACAGGAAAACCAAGAACTCACGAAGGAAATTCATCTCATTTACCTGGAAAGCAAGGGACGATATGGGGCTCCAAAGATTCATGAAAGCTTATTAACCAAAGGGTTTTCCCTAAGTCTAAAGCGTGTTCAACGTTTAATGAGCAAGGCAAGAATTCGATCTATTACTAAGAAAAAATACCGTCCCTATACATCTATAGAAAAGGTTATTCAATTGGATAATTTGCTAAAACGAGACTTCACTACTCAGACCATTAATGAGAAATGGGTAGCAGATATTACGTATATCCACACGTTAAAAGACGGATGGTGTTATTTAGCTTCGGTATTGGACCTTCATTCTAAGAAAATAGTAGGGTATTCATTTTCTCGTTCAATGACGACAGAACTGGTCATAAAAGCTTTCAATAACGCACACATTTCACAAAAGCCCTCGGAGGGCTTAGTTCTTCATACAGATCTTGGCTCACAATATACAAGCAGTGAGTTTACTCAACATATCCAAAACCATCATATTAAGCAATCCTTTAGTCAGAAAGGTTGCCCGTACGATAATGCCTGTATTGAATCCTTTCATGCTTTATTAAAAAAGGAAGAAGTCAACCACGTACAATATCTAGACTATCAAACAGCTAAATTAGCAATGTTCCAATTCATTGAAGGTTGGTATAACCGAAAAAGAATTCACAGCAGCTTAGGCTATCAAACCCCACAAGCCATTGAAGATCGAATTAGGAATACAGCTTAA
- a CDS encoding TfoX/Sxy family protein, translated as MDIQDAVNIGHRLGSDLRQAGIKTFEELQKIGFREACRYGL; from the coding sequence ATGGATATTCAAGACGCAGTGAATATCGGGCATCGATTAGGGTCAGATTTACGGCAGGCCGGAATCAAGACTTTTGAAGAGCTTCAAAAAATAGGATTTCGTGAAGCATGTCGTTACGGGCTGTAG